From Mus pahari chromosome 20, PAHARI_EIJ_v1.1, whole genome shotgun sequence, the proteins below share one genomic window:
- the Irx6 gene encoding iroquois-class homeodomain protein IRX-6 isoform X1 gives MAFPPFGHPYGSASQFLVSASSSATCCETAPRSVSDVASAPTSASTLCCTPYDSRLLGSARPELGAALGIYGAPYAAAQSYPGYLTYGPEPPTLCGTLNPQYEFKDAAGSFTPSLTQPGAYYPYETTLGQYQYDRYGGVELSSAGRRKNATRESTSALKAWLNEHRKNPYPTKGEKIMLAIITKMTLTQVSTWFANARRRLKKENKMTWAPKNKGGEEKKADSGEDSLGCLNGDTKDATASKEARGLRLSDLEDLEEEEEEEEAEEEETAVSAAGRLADFQKSAQPLHAPCAAAQEGCLESRECGLGLPRFSFTEAPQSGEADFITAEPGGPTMILHYPSGHKPRIWSLAHTAAASAVESAPSTPPRAQSPECHMIPRQPSSIRRLLVPRDSEGEEDSHAAKAFGNSTFALQGLPLNCAPYPRRREPEVRFQYPSGAEAG, from the exons ATGGCCTTCCCACCCTTTGGACACCCGTATGGCAGCGCATCCCAG TTTCTGGTGTCTGCAAGTTCCAGTGCCACTTGCTGCGAAACGGCCCCTCGGTCAGTGTCAGATGTGGCCTcagcccccacctctgcctctacTCTTTGCTGTACACCCTATGACAGTCGACTGCTGGGCAGTGCTCGGCCAGAGCTGGGTGCTGCCTTGGGCATCTATGGAGCACCCTATGCAGCTGCCCAGAGTTACCCTGGGTACCTGACCTATGGCCCAGAACCACCCACACTGTGTGGAACACTG AATCCTCAGTATGAGTTTAAGGATGCTGCAGGGAGCTTTACCCCCAGCCTGACCCAGCCAGGGGCCTACTACCCCTATGAGACAACGCTGGGGCAGTATCAATATGACAG GTATGGCGGAGTGGAGTTAAGCAGTGCTGGCCGCAGGAAGAACGCCACAAGGGAGAGCACCAGCGCACTGAAGGCCTGGCTCAACGAGCACCGCAAGAACCCGTACCCCACCAAGGGTGAGAAGATCATGCTGGCCATCATCACCAAGATGACCCTCACCCAGGTGTCCACCTGGTTCGCCAACGCGCGCCGGCGCCTCAAGAAGGAGAACAAGATGACGTGGGCGCCCAAGaacaagggaggggaggagaagaaagccgACAGTGGAGAAGACTCTCTGGGATGCCTGAATGGTGACACCAAAG ACGCTACTGCCAGCAAGGAAGCCCGGGGACTGAGGCTGAGTGACCTGGAAgacctggaggaagaggaggaagaggaggaagcagaggaggaggagacagcgGTCTCAGCAGCAGGCAGGCTGGCGGATTTTCAGAAGAGCGCGCAGCCCCTGCATGCTCCCTGCGCCGCCGCCCAGGAAGGATGCTTGGAGAGCAGAGAGTGCGGCCTGGGGTTACCCCGTTTCTCTTTTACTGAGGCCCCACAATCAGGGGAAGCTGACTTCATCACAGCAGAGCCAGGTGGCCCCACGATGATTTTACACTACCCAAGCGGCCACAAACCCCGCATTTGGTCCTTAGCTCACACTGCGGCAGCCAGCGCTGTCGAAAGTGCTCCCTCAACTCCGCCCAGGGCACAAAGTCCAGAGTGCCACATGATTCCCAGACAGCCCAGTTCTATCAGGCGACTCCTGGTCCCCAGAGACTCCGAAGGCGAAGAGGATTCACATGCAGCCAAAGCTTTTGGAAACTCCACATTCGCCCTGCAGGGGCTGCCACTGAACTGTGCACCATACCCAAGGCGGAGAGAGCCTGAAGTGCGGTTCCAGTACCCATCCGGAGCAGAAG CAGGTTAG
- the Irx6 gene encoding iroquois-class homeodomain protein IRX-6 isoform X2 encodes MAFPPFGHPYGSASQFLVSASSSATCCETAPRSVSDVASAPTSASTLCCTPYDSRLLGSARPELGAALGIYGAPYAAAQSYPGYLTYGPEPPTLCGTLNPQYEFKDAAGSFTPSLTQPGAYYPYETTLGQYQYDRYGGVELSSAGRRKNATRESTSALKAWLNEHRKNPYPTKGEKIMLAIITKMTLTQVSTWFANARRRLKKENKMTWAPKNKGGEEKKADSGEDSLGCLNGDTKDATASKEARGLRLSDLEDLEEEEEEEEAEEEETAVSAAGRLADFQKSAQPLHAPCAAAQEGCLESRECGLGLPRFSFTEAPQSGEADFITAEPGGPTMILHYPSGHKPRIWSLAHTAAASAVESAPSTPPRAQSPECHMIPRQPSSIRRLLVPRDSEGEEDSHAAKAFGNSTFALQGLPLNCAPYPRRREPEVRFQYPSGAEG; translated from the exons ATGGCCTTCCCACCCTTTGGACACCCGTATGGCAGCGCATCCCAG TTTCTGGTGTCTGCAAGTTCCAGTGCCACTTGCTGCGAAACGGCCCCTCGGTCAGTGTCAGATGTGGCCTcagcccccacctctgcctctacTCTTTGCTGTACACCCTATGACAGTCGACTGCTGGGCAGTGCTCGGCCAGAGCTGGGTGCTGCCTTGGGCATCTATGGAGCACCCTATGCAGCTGCCCAGAGTTACCCTGGGTACCTGACCTATGGCCCAGAACCACCCACACTGTGTGGAACACTG AATCCTCAGTATGAGTTTAAGGATGCTGCAGGGAGCTTTACCCCCAGCCTGACCCAGCCAGGGGCCTACTACCCCTATGAGACAACGCTGGGGCAGTATCAATATGACAG GTATGGCGGAGTGGAGTTAAGCAGTGCTGGCCGCAGGAAGAACGCCACAAGGGAGAGCACCAGCGCACTGAAGGCCTGGCTCAACGAGCACCGCAAGAACCCGTACCCCACCAAGGGTGAGAAGATCATGCTGGCCATCATCACCAAGATGACCCTCACCCAGGTGTCCACCTGGTTCGCCAACGCGCGCCGGCGCCTCAAGAAGGAGAACAAGATGACGTGGGCGCCCAAGaacaagggaggggaggagaagaaagccgACAGTGGAGAAGACTCTCTGGGATGCCTGAATGGTGACACCAAAG ACGCTACTGCCAGCAAGGAAGCCCGGGGACTGAGGCTGAGTGACCTGGAAgacctggaggaagaggaggaagaggaggaagcagaggaggaggagacagcgGTCTCAGCAGCAGGCAGGCTGGCGGATTTTCAGAAGAGCGCGCAGCCCCTGCATGCTCCCTGCGCCGCCGCCCAGGAAGGATGCTTGGAGAGCAGAGAGTGCGGCCTGGGGTTACCCCGTTTCTCTTTTACTGAGGCCCCACAATCAGGGGAAGCTGACTTCATCACAGCAGAGCCAGGTGGCCCCACGATGATTTTACACTACCCAAGCGGCCACAAACCCCGCATTTGGTCCTTAGCTCACACTGCGGCAGCCAGCGCTGTCGAAAGTGCTCCCTCAACTCCGCCCAGGGCACAAAGTCCAGAGTGCCACATGATTCCCAGACAGCCCAGTTCTATCAGGCGACTCCTGGTCCCCAGAGACTCCGAAGGCGAAGAGGATTCACATGCAGCCAAAGCTTTTGGAAACTCCACATTCGCCCTGCAGGGGCTGCCACTGAACTGTGCACCATACCCAAGGCGGAGAGAGCCTGAAGTGCGGTTCCAGTACCCATCCGGAGCAGAAG GTTAG